Genomic segment of Streptosporangiales bacterium:
CCGGCGGGGAGATCGTCGCCGAGCACGACCTCCCCGACGTCGCGATCCGGTGCCTCGCCCGCGCCACCGAGCAGCAGGCGCAACGGTCCGCCGGCGTGCCACAGCCACAGCTCCGCCGACCGGACCCGGTGCCAGCGCGACGATTCGCCCGGCGCGAGCACGAAGTAGATGGCCGTGGCCGACGCGCGCGTGCCGTCGTACCCGGCGGGCTCGACGGCGACGGCCGACCGCCAGGTCTCGCGGTACCAGCCGCCTTCGGGATGGGGCGCCAGGTCGAGCATCGTGGCGAATCGCGGCCGGTTCCCGGGTCCTGACATGGCGTCGAGACTACGGAATCTCGGTAACCCTCCGGTGGTGGTGCTGACACGAACAGGCAGGTGGGCGCATACTGGGAAGTGATGAACACTCGATTCGCCGCAACTCGGCGCGTTCTCCCTGGAAGTCCGTTCAACGTTGCACCGGCCGATCTCGGACCGGTGGAGCACTTCGCGATCGACGATCGCGTCACCCATGACCGCTATGGGCTCGGCACCGTGGTGAAGGTCGAGGGCGAGGTCGCCCTGCAGGCCGACTTCGGTCACGGGATCGTGCGACGCATCACGCTCCCGAGCACCAAGCTCTCCAAGCTCTGATACCGAGTCCTCGATATCGGACGGAGCCCGTCGGATTCCCTGACGCCTTCCCCACAGGCGACTCAGCGGGCCAGCAGATCGTCGAGTCGTGTGGCCGCCCCCTCCGGCACACGGCCTATCTCGACGACCTTGTCGCGTCCGCGCGCGCCGGAGATGATCCGTACGTCACGCGGGCGTACGTCGAACGCCTCGGCGAGTGCGCGGACGACGGAGTCGTTCGCTCTGCCCTCCACGGCCGGCGCGGCGACGGCGACGACGAGCGCGTCTCCCCTGGCGCCCGGACGGCGTCCGCCGACGAGCGTCCGCCGAGCGCCCGGCTTCACGCGCACCGCGAAGCGCAGCTCCGTCATCGCGCGATGACCCCACGCGAGGTGTGGGACTGCCATGCGGCGAGCAGGAACAGCACACCGCCGGCGAGGAACCACGGATCCCACAGGAGCAGGTGCCACCAGGCGGCGGCGGTGTGCATCGACGCGGGCGTCGGGATCAGGCCGATCGCCTGGATCGCCCGCGCACCGAGATTCGCCAATGCGTACAACGCCATCACGCCACCCGCCCCCGCGGTGGCGATGAGCAGCAGCCGGCGCGGGAGGCGCTCGCCCCACGGGCGGACGAGCGCGAGCGCGAGCATGCCGCCCGCGGCCTTCAGGGCACCGGTGACCCAGACGACCGCCGTGAACCAGGCATTCTGCCCGGCGAGTCCCTCGATGGTGTTGCTCAAGGTGTTCACGCCGAACGTGCCGCCGGCGGCCCAGTAGAAGCTCATCGTCGCGAACGCGAATGCCCACAGGGCTGCGGCGTGCGCGGCCCAGGTGCGCCGGCGCGGAGCCACCACCTCGGCTCGCTCGCGGCGCGGGAACGTGGGCATGGACAAGTCCTTCATGCTTCCGAGCATCGCGCGCCGGTCGCCGTGGCGCCATCCGGCAGCACCCTGGACCTACCCCTGACCCGGCTCAGGGCTCCTGGAACTGGTCCGCCGCCGGTTCCCACAGCTCCAACGGGTTCCCCTCGGGATCGCGCAACCAGACGAACCTGCCGTACTCGTACTCCTCGACACCGCGCTCGATCTCGATGCCCGCCTTCGCGAGACGGTCGAGGATGCCGTCGAGGTCGTCGACCCGGAAGTTGACCATCCACATGTTCTGCGGTCGCCCGAAGTCCTCGTTGTCCTGCGGCATCGGCGCCCACACGGTGGGGCCGGTCTGCTGCCACCAGTACGGATCGCTGTCCCTACTGGGCGGTGGCGCGACGCCGAGATGCTCGTCGTACCAACGGATCAGCGCCTCCGGGTCGGCCGCACGGAAGAAGAAGCCGCCGATGCCAGTGACTCGAGCCATGCGGGCGAACATACCAATCGACCCCTTCGGACGGCAGGGCGCGAGGCGACGGATGTGCCAGGGTGTGCGCATGCCCGTGATCACGCTCACCGGTGCCACCGGACGGATCGGCACGGCCCTTCGCGCGCGGATACCCCGTGACGGCGAGACCTGGCGGCTCGTCGACCTCCGCCCGGTGACCGACCCGCGTCCGCACGAGGAAGCCGTCACCGCCGACCTCAGCGACCTCGAGGCGGTCACGGGCGTCGTCGAGGGCTCCGACACGGTCGTCCACCTGGCCGCCGTCTCGACCGAGACATCGTTCGACGACATCTGCCGGCACAACCTAGTCGCGGCCTACAACGTGTTCGAGGCGGCGCGCGTGACCGGTGTGCGGCGCGTGGTGTTCGCGAGCACGATGCACGTCACCGGCTACTACCCCTGGGACGTCACGCTCACGCCCGACGCGCCGGTCCGTCCCGACACGCTCTACGGCGTCAGCAAGGCCTACGGCGAGGCGCTCGGACGCCTCTACGCCGACAAGCACGGCCTCGAGGTCATCACGGTCCGGATAGGGAACTTCGTCGACCGGCCCGATCGGCCTTCTGACCTGCCGATCTGGCTGAGCCACGACGACGCGGCACGCCTCTTCCGCGCCTGCCTCGACGCCGACATCGTCGACCACGTCGCGCTCTACGGCGTGTCCGCCAACACCAGGCGGGTGTGGAGCGACGACGGCTGGGAGGCGATCGGCTACCGCCCCGTCGACGACTCGGAGCGGTACGCGGACGACGTCCCCGGCGAGCTCACCCGGTGGCAGGGCATGGAGTTCACCGAACGCGGCTTCGGC
This window contains:
- a CDS encoding cupin domain-containing protein produces the protein MSGPGNRPRFATMLDLAPHPEGGWYRETWRSAVAVEPAGYDGTRASATAIYFVLAPGESSRWHRVRSAELWLWHAGGPLRLLLGGAGEAPDRDVGEVVLGDDLPAGQCPQAVVPPGIWQAASPVDGEVLVSCVVSPGFDFADFEMH
- a CDS encoding DUF167 domain-containing protein, whose amino-acid sequence is MRFAVRVKPGARRTLVGGRRPGARGDALVVAVAAPAVEGRANDSVVRALAEAFDVRPRDVRIISGARGRDKVVEIGRVPEGAATRLDDLLAR
- a CDS encoding DUF3995 domain-containing protein — encoded protein: MPTFPRRERAEVVAPRRRTWAAHAAALWAFAFATMSFYWAAGGTFGVNTLSNTIEGLAGQNAWFTAVVWVTGALKAAGGMLALALVRPWGERLPRRLLLIATAGAGGVMALYALANLGARAIQAIGLIPTPASMHTAAAWWHLLLWDPWFLAGGVLFLLAAWQSHTSRGVIAR
- a CDS encoding VOC family protein, translating into MARVTGIGGFFFRAADPEALIRWYDEHLGVAPPPSRDSDPYWWQQTGPTVWAPMPQDNEDFGRPQNMWMVNFRVDDLDGILDRLAKAGIEIERGVEEYEYGRFVWLRDPEGNPLELWEPAADQFQEP
- a CDS encoding NAD-dependent epimerase/dehydratase family protein, with amino-acid sequence MPVTRAMRANIPIDPFGRQGARRRMCQGVRMPVITLTGATGRIGTALRARIPRDGETWRLVDLRPVTDPRPHEEAVTADLSDLEAVTGVVEGSDTVVHLAAVSTETSFDDICRHNLVAAYNVFEAARVTGVRRVVFASTMHVTGYYPWDVTLTPDAPVRPDTLYGVSKAYGEALGRLYADKHGLEVITVRIGNFVDRPDRPSDLPIWLSHDDAARLFRACLDADIVDHVALYGVSANTRRVWSDDGWEAIGYRPVDDSERYADDVPGELTRWQGMEFTERGFGLT